In the genome of Paenibacillus pabuli, one region contains:
- the yidC gene encoding membrane protein insertase YidC gives MEHKTSKGFTFTSGKGRIYGLIAILFAVMLLAGCSNNVSEINSSTPGFFNHYVVFPLSYLIQHIATIFNGSYGVAIIVITLIIRLALLPLMMRQAKSQQGTRVIMNAMKPEMDALKKKYEGKNDPADKQKLSQETMELYKKHKFNPLNIGCLPLLIQLPILSGIYTAIRLTPELSSHSFLWFKLGAPDYVLAVVVAIIYLIQAKVSQANMAPEQRKQFAIMGYISPLMMAFFSLSAPAAMPLYWTIGGSFLVLQTLLFRKLYPVEHPQEPAAVQVKNKNTKPAKNPAKPAKS, from the coding sequence ATGGAACATAAGACAAGCAAGGGGTTCACTTTTACATCTGGCAAAGGACGGATCTATGGGCTGATTGCAATTTTATTTGCAGTAATGCTGCTGGCTGGATGCAGTAACAACGTTTCAGAGATTAATTCATCAACACCGGGGTTCTTTAATCATTATGTTGTATTTCCGCTGTCGTATCTCATTCAGCACATCGCAACGATATTTAATGGAAGTTATGGGGTCGCCATTATTGTAATAACCCTCATTATCCGTCTTGCGTTGTTGCCATTGATGATGCGACAAGCCAAATCTCAGCAAGGTACCCGAGTAATTATGAATGCCATGAAGCCGGAGATGGATGCGCTCAAGAAAAAGTATGAGGGCAAAAACGATCCAGCTGATAAGCAGAAGCTTTCACAGGAAACGATGGAGCTCTACAAAAAGCACAAGTTCAATCCGCTGAATATCGGATGTTTGCCACTGCTGATTCAGCTGCCCATTCTGTCAGGTATCTACACAGCTATTCGGCTTACGCCGGAGCTTTCATCCCACTCATTTCTTTGGTTCAAATTAGGAGCGCCTGACTATGTGCTTGCAGTTGTGGTAGCAATAATTTATCTGATCCAAGCCAAGGTTTCACAAGCCAATATGGCGCCGGAACAGCGAAAACAATTTGCAATCATGGGATATATCTCTCCTTTGATGATGGCCTTTTTCTCTCTTTCGGCACCTGCTGCGATGCCGCTGTATTGGACGATTGGCGGTTCGTTCCTGGTCTTGCAGACGTTATTGTTCCGCAAATTGTATCCGGTTGAACATCCGCAAGAGCCCGCTGCTGTGCAGGTGAAGAACAAAAATACTAAACCAGCGAAGAATCCTGCCAAACCTGCCAAGTCTTAA
- a CDS encoding helix-turn-helix transcriptional regulator has protein sequence MTSRMERNQQLITSLEKGTWTSRTYREAVLKQIQNIVPYDAYCFTTVDPQTLLSTGAVTEDGIEAIHDRLFVNEYMEEDIHKYADLIRSGEYTAILHASISQNLIQSTRYEHILQPAGFGDELRAVLVSGGACWGYLTLYRKTGQPVFTEEERLSIQAWAPSIALMLRSTSLTLMDEIKSGSPSDPGIMITSDAFELLSVNASAQYWLSQLRLLEHVGPDVLPRPVRAVSSHLQRQIRTHIDFPLAQEHFHNSPSKVCIQLLDGRYLVLHASRMQQLSGPDQIAIRLEQAMPQDLLHLLAESHGLSIRERELLGYVLRSYSSKDIAEAMHISAYTVQDHLKSIFAKTDVSSRRELIWYFVSRFQLSDEPAIGML, from the coding sequence ATGACATCACGTATGGAACGGAACCAGCAACTCATTACTTCTCTCGAAAAAGGAACCTGGACCTCGCGCACCTACCGGGAAGCTGTGCTGAAACAAATCCAGAACATCGTTCCCTATGACGCATATTGCTTCACAACGGTTGATCCACAGACCCTTCTCTCAACGGGTGCCGTGACGGAAGACGGCATTGAGGCCATTCATGATCGGCTGTTCGTTAATGAATACATGGAAGAAGACATACATAAGTATGCTGATCTGATTCGCAGCGGTGAGTATACAGCAATTCTTCATGCATCGATTAGCCAAAATCTTATACAAAGTACTCGCTATGAACATATTCTTCAACCAGCAGGTTTCGGAGATGAACTTCGGGCCGTACTTGTGAGTGGTGGCGCCTGTTGGGGATATCTAACCCTGTATCGCAAGACGGGGCAGCCCGTATTCACGGAAGAGGAGCGACTAAGCATCCAGGCATGGGCCCCTTCTATTGCCTTGATGTTACGATCCACAAGTCTGACTCTTATGGACGAGATCAAGAGCGGAAGTCCCTCCGACCCAGGTATTATGATCACATCTGACGCTTTCGAACTCTTATCCGTGAACGCTTCGGCTCAATATTGGCTATCGCAATTACGTTTACTGGAGCATGTGGGACCAGATGTGTTGCCACGCCCAGTACGTGCAGTCAGCTCACATTTACAGCGTCAGATTCGTACACATATCGATTTTCCGCTTGCGCAGGAGCATTTCCACAATTCGCCCTCCAAAGTCTGCATTCAACTCCTGGATGGTCGTTACCTTGTGCTCCATGCCAGCCGAATGCAACAGCTCTCAGGCCCGGATCAGATTGCAATTAGACTAGAACAGGCTATGCCACAAGACTTGCTGCATTTACTCGCCGAGAGTCATGGATTATCCATTCGGGAACGGGAACTGTTAGGTTACGTGCTGCGCAGTTATTCTTCCAAGGATATCGCTGAAGCGATGCATATCTCCGCTTACACAGTACAGGATCATTTAAAATCCATTTTTGCCAAAACAGATGTATCCTCCCGCCGCGAGTTGATCTGGTATTTTGTATCTCGTTTCCAGTTGTCTGATGAACCAGCAATTGGAATGTTATAA